In Rutidosis leptorrhynchoides isolate AG116_Rl617_1_P2 chromosome 2, CSIRO_AGI_Rlap_v1, whole genome shotgun sequence, one genomic interval encodes:
- the LOC139891572 gene encoding uncharacterized protein, producing MDSCSDIEDDFHDTREVLDVLSDSESERSSDDSCSTSGFNYDPLWVGNLDSVDERRNRFMKSIGLSSKWLVVKDEEIETENDCSGGGSDDVKEKKFELSFEKSLNLDDGVLIRQPSLSCWTTNTGVESGVESLEHVTESTGKQEGLDEDEASTKQSFDFGSSSTRKESERSSLLDRRKKVKKGWLQKLNVMARINDHQLESIISDGVTCTQEVRVHTNKKKSKELSSVYTTQDFSAHNGSISVLKFSHDGRYLASAGEDCIVRIWEITERDDPKKYEIHGNDPSKVYFSTNDRSELAPIKTDNEKKQKIKKSSEMTCVILPPKVFRILEKPVHEFHGHSDEILSLSWSKKGYLLSSSVDKTVRLWQVGHNECLKVFTHNNYVTCVEFNPVDENNFISGSIDGKVRIWEVSGCKVIDWIDNREIVTAVCYYPNGKGCIVGTLDGNCSFYDITDKRLNVDTHTSVMSKKKWPRRITAFQFCPTDSRKVIVSSADSQIRVLCGINVVGKFKGYRSSGSQMSASFTADGKHILSAGNDSNIYMWDHISSDKLYSKAKSNPSCESFFSENALVAVPWSGIKSIAAAFPSPRLTTTAAVDVHPRSTINSPRKPSLSTSRSFFLESMLKSPPTFPAETLPDSTQVSVSPSMRKSEYRFLRSAYRSTFITPHTWGLVIVTAGLDGRIRTYLNYGLPVRQ from the exons ATGGATAGTTGTAGTGATATTGAAGATGATTTTCATGACACACGCGAAGTGCTCGACGTATTGTCTGACTCAGAGTCTGAACGTTCATCAGATGATAGTTGTTCTACTTCTGGGTttaattatgatcctctttgggtTGGTAATCTTGATAGTGTTGATGAACGTCGTAATCGGTTTATGAAATCTATAGGTTTGAGTTCTAAGTGGCTTGTTGTTAAAGATGAAGAAATCGAAACCGAAAACGATTGTTCCGGTGGTGGTTCGGATGatgtaaaagaaaaaaaatttgagtTGTCTTTTGAAAAAAGTTTGAATCTTGATGATGGAGTTTTAATAAGGCAGCCTTCTTTATCTTGCTGGACGACGAACACGGGCGTTGAATCGGGCGTTGAATCTTTAGAACATGTAACAGAGAGTACAGGAAAACAAGAAGGATTAGATGAAGATGAAGCGTCTACGAAACAGTCGTTCGATTTTGGTTCGTCTTCAACACGAAAAGAAAGTGAACGTAGTAGTTTATTGGATAGAAGAAAGAAAGTGAAAAAGGGTTGGTTGCAAAAACTTAACGTTATGGCGCGAATCAATGATCATCAATTAGAATCAATAATATCAGATGGGGTTACATGTACTCAAGAAGTTCGTGTGCATACAAACAAGAAGAAATCAAAAGAATTATCTTCGGTTTACACGACACAGGACTTTTCAGCCCATAACGGATCTATTTCGGTACTGAAATTTAGTCATGATGGTAGATATTTGGCAAGTGCTGGTGAAGATTGTATTGTGCGTATTTGGGAGATTACAGAACGTGATGACCCGAAGAAATATGAAATACATGGAAACGATCCTTCGAAAGTATACTTTTCAACAAACGATCGTTCTGAATTGGCCCCGATTAAAACTGATAACGAAAAGAAACAGAAGATTAAGAAATCGTCCGAAATGACTTGTGTTATTCTACCACCCAAAGTTTTTAGGATTTTGGAGAAACCTGTGCACGAGTTCCATGGTCATAGTGATGAAATCTTGTCCCTTTCGTGGTCGAAAAAAGGG TATCTTTTGTCGTCATCAGTTGATAAAACCGTTCGTTTGTGGCAAGTTGGACACAATGAATGCCTCAAAGTTTTTACTCATAATAATTATG TTACGTGTGTAGAGTTTAATCCTGTTGATGAAAACAATTTCATCAGTGGATCGATTGATGGAAAAGTACGTATCTGGGAAGTAAGTGGCTGCAAAGTTATTGATTGGATTGATAACCGGGAAATTGTGACTGCTGTTTGCTATTATCCAAATGGAAAG GGTTGCATTGTAGGAACCTTAGATGGCAACTGCAGTTTTTATGATATTACAG ATAAACGTCTGAATGTGGATACTCACACCAGTGTAATGAGTAAAAAAAAATGGCCAAGACGAATAACTGCATTTCAG TTTTGTCCAACCGACTCGAGGAAAGTTATAGTCTCGTCTGCGGATTCACAAATCAGGGTTCTATGTGGAATCAACGTTGTCGGGAAGTTTAAGG GCTACCGAAGTTCAGGAAGCCAAATGTCAGCGTCTTTCACCGCAGACGGAAAACACATCCTGTCAGCCGGTAACGACTCCAACATATACATGTGGGACCACATTAGCTCTGATAAACTCTACTCGAAAGCCAAAAGCAATCCTTCATGTGAAAGTTTCTTTTCTGAAAACGCTCTAGTTGCCGTCCCTTGGAGCGGAATCAAAAGCATAGCGGCTGCGTTCCCATCGCCACGGTTAACCACCACCGCCGCCGTCGACGTTCATCCCAGAAGCACGATAAACTCACCCCGAAAACCGTCGTTATCCACTAGCCGCAGCTTTTTCTTGGAGTCGATGTTGAAAAGTCCGCCAACGTTTCCTGCAGAAACACTCCCGGATTCGACTCAAGTTAGTGTTTCGCCATCGATGCGTAAATCAGAGTACAGGTTCTTGAGAAGTGCGTATCGAAGCACGTTTATTACACCGCATACCTGGGGTTTGGTGATTGTTACTGCCGGTTTGGATGGTCGAATTAGAACGTATTTAAATTACGGGTTACCGGTTCGTCAGTGA